From Peptoanaerobacter stomatis, one genomic window encodes:
- a CDS encoding tyrosine-type recombinase/integrase yields the protein MNINELIFKLDDSYSEDDFYYITSFLNALNTAGKSKNTIYSYFRDLKVFFDFKNNNELLKKIPINNLKPININIYYSYLVSEKGNSTISINRKKYVLKLFFEYLIETEVLTKSPIPKESIIKSKSKVKSKLPTYLEIDEIQKINNSIMDYYKDKFAKSRDFFIINLFLHTGLRISELISLDIGDMEKTKKTDFLSIIGKGNKERIVPINIEELAKELHDNDNLIEKYLEYRYAMDTDDDALFVSHKGKRLSARYIQIALKKIISYSNIGKDITPHKLRHTFATHFLKNGANLRLVQEVLGHSSISTTQIYTHSNKQDLMDAMKKNNIKY from the coding sequence ATGAATATAAATGAACTTATTTTTAAATTAGATGATAGTTATTCTGAAGATGATTTTTACTATATAACTTCTTTTTTGAACGCTCTTAATACTGCCGGTAAAAGCAAAAATACTATATACTCATATTTTAGAGATTTAAAAGTTTTTTTTGATTTTAAAAACAATAATGAATTGTTAAAAAAGATACCTATTAATAATTTAAAACCAATAAACATAAATATTTATTATTCTTATTTAGTTTCAGAAAAAGGCAACTCTACGATTTCTATAAATAGAAAGAAATATGTGTTAAAATTATTTTTTGAGTACTTGATAGAAACGGAAGTTTTAACAAAATCTCCTATTCCTAAAGAAAGCATAATAAAATCTAAATCAAAAGTAAAAAGCAAACTTCCTACATATCTCGAAATAGATGAGATACAGAAGATAAACAACAGTATAATGGATTATTATAAAGATAAATTTGCTAAATCGAGAGATTTTTTTATAATAAACCTTTTTCTTCATACAGGTCTTAGAATTTCAGAGCTTATATCTTTGGATATAGGCGATATGGAAAAGACTAAAAAAACTGATTTTTTATCAATTATCGGAAAAGGAAATAAAGAAAGAATAGTGCCTATAAATATAGAGGAATTAGCAAAAGAATTGCACGATAATGATAACCTTATAGAAAAATATCTTGAATACAGATACGCTATGGACACCGATGATGATGCATTGTTTGTATCTCACAAAGGCAAAAGATTATCGGCAAGATATATCCAAATCGCATTAAAGAAGATAATATCATATTCCAACATAGGAAAAGATATAACTCCGCATAAATTACGCCATACTTTTGCAACTCATTTTTTGAAAAATGGAGCAAATTTAAGACTCGTTCAAGAAGTATTGGGACATAGTTCAATATCTACAACACAGATATATAC